Proteins from a genomic interval of Nasonia vitripennis strain AsymCx chromosome 3, Nvit_psr_1.1, whole genome shotgun sequence:
- the LOC100679665 gene encoding mitotic spindle assembly checkpoint protein MAD2A-like — protein sequence MVVCEKWVFQIEYESEKTKSKMNRTNIQVEIRAVLRQIITSTNFLPIIDSSHKFKIVFRPSSIQVVAQFPFKIFPYSLTILQSEELSFRKISTSFHTVETKVVYKRLANN from the exons ATGGTGGTGTGCGAAAAATGGGTTTTCCAAATCGAATATGAAAGTGAAAAAACTAAATCAAAGATGAATAGAACGAATATTCAAGTGGAGATTCGAGCCGTTTTACGGCAAATAATAA CAAGTACAAACTTCTTGCCAATCATCGATTCGTCGCACAAGTTCAAGATTGTATTTAGGCCGTCATCGATTCAAGTGGTAGCACAATTCCCCTTCAAAATATTTCCGTATTCGTTGACGATACTCCAGAGCGAAGAGCTGTCATTCAGGAAAATTTCGACCAGTTTTCACACGGTCGAGACGAAGGTTGTTTACAAGCGACTAGCCAACAATTAA